From the genome of Medicago truncatula cultivar Jemalong A17 chromosome 2, MtrunA17r5.0-ANR, whole genome shotgun sequence:
ttagaatcaattctactcaataacataaacattcaGGTCAATTAATACTTCacatttttaaatcaattttggctcctccaaaatttaatttttttggctgTGAGGAATGTAACAGATTTTGCAGTTTAGCATTGTCAATGTTATTCATGGAATTACTTGTTCAGTTTGTAAAGTTATTGATATGTGATGGTGTTTGTCAGGGAAATGGCCAGTGCAGGTTTATCTGGAATAATTTCCTCCGGAATTGGAAATTTGAGTCACCTCCGAACATTGTGAGTTGCAATCTCAGGACTTTATTCACATTATCCAGATTTACTTATCACTGACCTTTTCCGTTGTATTATCTTAGGCTATTGCAGAACAATCAGTTATCTGGTCCTATCCCGGCCGAGATAGGAAACCTGTTAGAGCTTCAGACTCTTGATCTTTCTGGTAACCAGCTTGTTGGGAACATTCCTAGTTCTTTGGGCTCTTTGACTCATCTTAGTTACTTGTGAGTGTGGCTTGGCAACTAAATTCATCGTACATGATTCTTTATTATATAACTCGTTATCCTTTCTCCCACTGTGTACTTCCTAATTTATTCACGCCAATTATTTCAGGCGGCTCAGCAAAAATAAACTATCTGGACAGATCCCTCAACTTGTTGCTAATCTTACAGGACTTTCGTTCTTGTATGCACTCTGTCAcagtttttgtgtttttaaatttgttttcctCTTAAATGTTTAGTGTAATAACCCTTCTACATGCTGTAGGGATTTGTCATTCAACAATCTCAGTGGTCCTACTCCAAAAATTTTAGCAAAAGGCTATAGGTGAGTTTTATCATGGTATAAGATTTGGTCTCATATTTACCATGTGAATCCTAATATTCATATTGAAAAAAACACTTGTACTGGTTTTTCTTTACCGTTTTTATCATAAATGTCTTGCTTGACATTTTACTGTTTTTTGTTCGTAGTATTTTAGGAAACAACTTCCTCTGTACATCACCCTCAGAAACTTGTATGGGCGGTTCGAAGCCAGTAAATGGTATTATACATTTAACTTGCATCTACAAAATCCTAATAAATTAGTGAATTGAAGTAGAAGTGAAAGATGTCTTCACTTGCAGATACAAGGTCATCTCAGACGGTCAGCAGTCATCACCACGTGGTGCTTTCTGCTGTTATTGGCTTTAGTTGCGCATTTGTAATTTCTGTGATGCTACTCGTCTATTGGTTGCATTGGTACAAATCACGCATCCTGTATTCATCTTATGGTACTTCCTGAAAtgaacttcttttcttttttcctccCTTCAAAACATGCACGTATTCTGACAAGTACTGGTTTACATTTGAAGTGGAGCAAGATTGTGAATTTGGGATTGGTCATTTGAAGAGGTTCTCCTTCCGTGAATTGCAAGTTGCTACTGGAAATTTCACTTCAAAAAATATCGTAGGACAAGGTGGTTTTGGTGTTGTATACAAAGGATGCCTTGCAAACAAAATGTTGGTGGCAGTAAAGAGGCTTAAAGATCCTAATTATACTGGAGAAGTGCAGTTTCAAACCGAAGTTGAGATGATTGGCTTGGCTGTACATCGTAACCTTTTGCGTCTTTATGGATTTTGTATGACACCAGATGAAAGGCTACTCGTTTATCCGTTCATGCCTAATGGCAGTGTTGCTGATCGCTTAAGAGGTTTGTAATAATTGTTAAACTGTTTATCTAGTAATctattttatagaaaaatattttggtaCCTCCAAATTAATGCAAATTCCTTATGAAATACATTTTGCCCTCTGCTGCGATCTAGTGTCGATATAGTCTTAATTGATTTTCTTATTCCTAAGCAGAGAGTTTCCGTGGAAAGCCATGTTTGGATTGGGACAGACGAATGCGCATTGCTGTTGGGGCTGCACGTGGGCTTCTATATTTGCACGAACAGTGCAATCCAAAAATAATCCACAGGGATGTTAAGGCCGCAAACATTTTGTTAGATGAAAGTTTCGAAGCTGTGGTGGGAGATTTCGGTCTTGCTAAGCTCTTAGATCAAAGGGATTCACATGTAACTACTGCAGTACGTGGCACTGTAGGACACATTGCCCCCGAGTATCTCTCAACTGGACAGTCTTCTGAAAAAACAGATGTTTTTGGATTTGGTATATTACTTTTGGAGCTCATAACAGGACAAAAGGCATTGGATGCCGGAAATGTTCAGGTCCAAAAGGGAATGATTCTTGATTGGGTAAGTAACTATCAATTTTGTTTGAAAGTTCACCTTTCTGTTATATATGTCTTCATTGTCCTCTTGATCCTTGCACAATGGCTATAAAAAACCTTTGACTTAAGACCATAATTAtgctttttaattaaaattgcataaaaACTAGGTTGTCGAAATCGTCCTGAAGGCGTAGCTAAAGTGGTTGAGCTGGAATAGTCGAAAGTGTTTAAGAAAGTTTACAGTTCTATCCCTGACCACTGACTTAACATATTTATACCTAACGACATTTGCCtacaaaaaaatgaagtttgttGTGTACAATGTTCAAAATATAGTTTCATGAAATTCATGACTTTAAGCTTTTTATCCAGAAGTATGCATTGACCATAGATTTTGAGTAAATAGATTAAATGGGTTAATCATGCAGGCTAGAACTTTATTTGAAGAGAAGCGGCTGGAAGTGTTAGTTGACAGGGATCTAAAGGGATGTTATGATCCGGTAGAGTTAGAGAAAGCGGTCGAGTTATCTTTGCAGTGTACTCAATCTCTTCCTAGTTTGAGGCCAAAGATGTCAGAAGTTTTGAAGATTCTTGAAGGTCTTATTGGATTGTCAGTGAGGCCAGAGGAATCACAAGGAGGGGGTAACCTATATGATGAAAGGACTTGCAGTTTCTCTCAGAATTACAGCGATGTTCATGAAGAACCTTCCTTTATTATTGAAGCCATTGAACTTTCTGGACCTAGGTGACAATGGTTGTAGTCTTTTCCATTTTGTCAAGTCTACATGTACAtgaattttgcattttttatcaatattatataGATAACATATAGTAATACGTTTATTTTCTGCTCCTGCTCCTTTATCCTTAAGTTTGATATGAATATATACTCAATATGATTTAGAGCAAaactattatgttttttttctcccttcttttacatgtttatttttaatttccaaaTCTAGCCTAAGTTTGACTCTCATCTCATTATTGAATGGTCAATTTTGGTTCCACAAATGCATATCAAAAGAAATCAATTTGATTCGTGAGATATGAATTTAGATTTAGTGCATAATTAATGGACACATAGAATACTACACGGCAAAGAGGTTTGTGGCTGCAGGCATTAGAGTCAACTAGCACATGGTATTGCCTGTGCCAGCCTTTCTGTTCCAAACACTTATAATCATTATATAGGTACACCTCACTTTCTCCCAtatgtgacaattattttggttcaatcactcatttatttttggagtagtgatatttgaacaatcattttagacaacttttgatcaacttcttttttctcacttttcattggtcaaaaacaatggagagagaaaaaggaagagagagaataaaaacataatgtgagtatgagatgagagagaaagttatcaaaaagttgtcacaaagtagatgtacaaatatcatttctcttatttttgtaGGGGAGATCATGTGCCTGGTGTTTTTTGTTTACAAAGAAGTAAATGAaattaagggtatgtttggatcGATAATTTGTCATATTAAAATTACTtatactataaaatatttttaaaaataaattaagtgggGTTTAAGTATTATATGATAAATAGATGAGTATTTATGCTTGAAGTTATTGACCACTATTTTTGTTtgacttaaaaaaattgaagacgTCATAAATTgtaactcaattgataaaaatattaaaattattaggTCAGATATCGTGGTTGGGATTCATACCATGACTCATCCACTCgtgtgtgtgagtttttaataactatttttattttgacaatcTACCCAAAAAAATGAAGTCATTGAGATTAAAATACAGAATTGgttcatttttataattatgttttttttcttcatttaatgactctttttttttggtagaatgaGTCTTTTTCTATACTGGGCTATTTGTGATATATGAAGCCTTTTATGTGGGGCTTTGACTTGTACTTTGCGAGTATTACATGAAAATTGCTTCTTCCATACAAAATTGTTCACTTTCatacaaattaatcaaaatatttcaacgtgagttaactcacgttcgaTATATCCAACGTAAGTTAACACAAGTCGAATGGGAGTGGGTGAGCAATTTTATATGAGAGAAGAGCAATCTTCGCACTTCACAATGCGAACACTTAATTTTGAGAGAATAGTTAATAACAAAACATGGAAGTACCAAACATTTTGTAAAGAAAGAGTACCGAACATTAATCTATACcattatatagaaaataataaagtttagcactttccttaaaaaatgattatttattttggtcggacattttttgggttaaattaCCCTTAACTAGAGTGGTCAAAATGGATTACATAGTCCACATCGAGCCTACACAGAGacatttttttgggttaaattaCTCTCAAGATTGTTGGTCACACCCCAACCCAACCTCTTATTCACCTAAACAACAATTGGCATTGTGTCTTATACATTACACAATCTAAACAACAACCGGCATTGTGTCTTATACATTACACAATTGAGGACAAATCATTTTCAGCGTCAAGGAGTTGTCCATCCAATAAGCGGCTGACCAACTGGGACATAAGGTAGACCTCGACATACAATGGCATGATTGCGGTGAATTTCAGACATTTCACTATCCATATTTACATGTCATAGCCGCTTGTTTGACTATTCACCACAATTTCATGATGTACATGTCTCCTCATTATACATTACAATATGTTTTAGCACTTATAGAGAGGAGTGCCAAGCAATTTCTCTTTAATCATACTAACCCAAGTATGATGGAATGAAATTGCGCCACAATAAAACCATGCAAAGAGATCTAAAAGGTCATCTACATTCTACTCGCATTCATACTGAAACCGATTAAAGACAATGTAGTAGACACCCAAAGAGATGTAGTCTTCGTCAAAATGAGGGACATGGCATGAAAAAATGACCTTATAATACTAGTGCTCATGGGAAAATTAATTCATTGTTAAGTATCAAAATATCAGGTCCATTGAAATCCCATGTAAAATATGAATTTCCACCCTGTAGGAAGCGTAATCAAGACAGTAATACATTCTATATGCCTAGATTGAAAGAAGAGTTACATCTTGATATTTTACAGAAGATACATTCATTTACTTCAATTGCACTTTTTAGAATGTTCCTTGCACCTTTTCGCTGTGGAGTACTTACTAATCTTGATTTGGAATAATAACtttttccctttatttatttgtaacaactTCTTAATTAGGTACGTAGAGCTCACGTAAGCTTATTAATTTCCAATTAAAGGATCGATAGCTTGCCTAAAAAGACTTAATTACAAATCAAAAGTGAGATTGGATTGAGTAGAAAATTagtttcaaaaataaaagtcaatgtctttataaaaaatatctgCATAACTAACGTCTAACAAAATGAGCAAATGAACACAAAGTGATAAAAGATAATAGTaagaacaaacaaacaaataaatagcAAACACAAGAAATTAACAACATacttcttataaaataaattaacaacatacaacaaaatgagaagaagaaacaaattaatGGATAGTATTGTGGCTAACATATTAGTGGCCTGTAGTAGGACGCACTACCTACCTAGTAGTCACTATTAATAAGAATAAACCTACTTAAAATCCAAAGATTTCATTGTTAgttatcttaaaataaaaacaatttttaaggtCCATGAAAATCTCTTATACTTCACCACAGCCATTGGAGCAGACGGCAGTAGCATCACAAAATTTTGAAACTTCtgcaaataaattaatactTCATCATTGTCTCATAGTATAACTGTCGTTTAAGACCAGACATTTGGACAATATTTAAGACCAGACACATATACTTGCTCCATCATATTACGTAATCTCATTTGAGTTATCCacgatccttaaaaaaatactaccAGTTGTGTTTAATTTATTGATGATAAACATTTgagattccttaaaaaaaaaaatcatttgagaTATCATGTTTTGTCAAGGAAATCTGATACAGTGATACTACCctcgtccctaattataagacccttttgggaattttttttgtccctttttataaaacCCTTTTGTtattccaactacattaattatttatttacatacatgcctatatttattatacatctttttcttcaatcaacaataaataatgttgaaaacataaaccaaccatctctcttaaagaataaaattataaaaacaatagtagttacaaacatatttaatacaaatatccactatcttaattttcgttatttttttaaaaagaaccCTATAGTTAAGGACGGAGTTACTAATacatatatactattttttttaagaacatacatctattatttattaaaaagtcgtgttaataaatgttttaaagacattgtttaaaaaactataaaaaaatcgTGCTTTGTAAATACAAATCAATTCCATGTCATAgtcataaatatacacatttttataaaattgtgctttgataattgattgattgcatagaaaaatgagtgaaaaatAACGATAAATTGTTAATGGTATTacaggaaaaaataattttgaataatgATAAATAGACTTAAAAACGACAAGTTttcttaattttcaatataaaaataccATGCGAATCActctcaaaatattattttctagtttacatttatgataataaaaatacacaaataGTTAATAAgaacaatttaataaaataatcatttatatctttcatttttttttgacacaaaacaaatgacattcattcattcaaattgatagagtacatcgatgcAATACAAATTCGCTAataacaaaaaggatgaatctgcgaacaaactcacaacatccatgttaatagcataaaacggcataATACAtaagcctacaaatatgactatattaaaaTATCCGGAATAGCCatgcctccggatctgcaacgttgatgacgccaaagtcatcGGTTGGATCTACACTAGATCGAAgttgatctgacaatctgaaccgaacAAACACCTGAACAAGAGAGAAAAGACAAACAaagtcgcacaaagacgacaaaCAAAACAACGTTGCACTAAgatgacgaaatcacaaaaggaAAACCTAATTtaatgtgaaaatcacttatttaaataaaagagaagaagaaaaacgatTTAGAAGGGTGATTtaaggtcaaaaattgaccatAAACCACCCCTCGTTGATGGATGAAGGAGAAGTATATCTTTCATTTCtcattttgttaaattttcatGAAACGGTCAAATGCCACAATGACACATGTGAAGTACTTTTGTCTCCTGTTATGCGTGTATTTTTTagagataaataaattaggggttattttagttttgaaaatttaaatcttaccttttaaaaaattagtagTTATCttgtgtattattat
Proteins encoded in this window:
- the LOC25485990 gene encoding probable LRR receptor-like serine/threonine-protein kinase At5g45780, whose translation is MERVKVFVWLVTFFVLLHLVLVVVEGSESLLSPKGVNYEVAALMSMKNKMNDGLHAMNGWDINSVDPCTWNMVGCSSEGYVISLEMASAGLSGIISSGIGNLSHLRTLLLQNNQLSGPIPAEIGNLLELQTLDLSGNQLVGNIPSSLGSLTHLSYLRLSKNKLSGQIPQLVANLTGLSFLDLSFNNLSGPTPKILAKGYSILGNNFLCTSPSETCMGGSKPVNDTRSSQTVSSHHHVVLSAVIGFSCAFVISVMLLVYWLHWYKSRILYSSYVEQDCEFGIGHLKRFSFRELQVATGNFTSKNIVGQGGFGVVYKGCLANKMLVAVKRLKDPNYTGEVQFQTEVEMIGLAVHRNLLRLYGFCMTPDERLLVYPFMPNGSVADRLRESFRGKPCLDWDRRMRIAVGAARGLLYLHEQCNPKIIHRDVKAANILLDESFEAVVGDFGLAKLLDQRDSHVTTAVRGTVGHIAPEYLSTGQSSEKTDVFGFGILLLELITGQKALDAGNVQVQKGMILDWARTLFEEKRLEVLVDRDLKGCYDPVELEKAVELSLQCTQSLPSLRPKMSEVLKILEGLIGLSVRPEESQGGGNLYDERTCSFSQNYSDVHEEPSFIIEAIELSGPR